Proteins encoded together in one Cyprinus carpio isolate SPL01 chromosome B14, ASM1834038v1, whole genome shotgun sequence window:
- the LOC109079092 gene encoding ras-related GTP-binding protein A: MSSTAMKKKVLLMGKSGSGKTSMRSIIFANYIARDTRRLGATIDVEHSHVRFLGNLVLNLWDCGGQDTFMENYFTSQRDNIFRNVEVLIYVFDVESRELEKDMHYYQSCLEAILQNSPDAKIFCLVHKMDLVQEDQRDLIFKEREDDLKRLSRPLACTCFRTSIWDETLYKAWSSIVYQLIPNVQQLECNLRNFAQIIEADEVLLFERATFLVISHYQCKEQRDAHRFEKISNIIKQFKLSCSKLAASFQSMEVRNSNFAAFIDVFTSNTYVMVIMSDPSIPSAATLINIRNARRHFEKLERVDGPKHSLHMRMR; this comes from the exons atgtccagcACAGCCATGAAGAAGAAG GTGCTGTTGATGGGGAAGAGCGGATCAGGAAAGACCAGCATGAGGTCCATCATATTTGCCAACTACATCGCCAGAGACACTCGCCGCCTCGGAGCCACAA TCGATGTGGAGCACTCTCACGTGAGGTTTCTGGGTAATCTGGTGCTGAACCTGTGGGACTGCGGCGG ACAGGACACGTTCATGGAGAACTACTTCACGAGTCAGAGAGACAACATCTTTCGCAACGTGGAGGTGCTGATCTACGTGTTCGATGTGGAGAGCCGCGAGCTGGAGAAGGACATGCACTACTATCAGTCGTGTCTGGAAGCCATCCTGCAGAACTCTCCTGACGCCAAGATCTTCTGCCTGGTGCACAAGATGGACCTGGTGCAGGAGGACCAGAGAGACCTG ATCTTTAAAGAGCGGGAGGATGATCTGAAGAGACTGTCTCGGCCGCTGGCCTGCACCTGCTTCAGAACGTCTATTTGGGACGAGACGCTGTATAAA gcCTGGTCCAGCATCGTCTATCAGCTCATTCCTAACGTGCAGCAGCTCGAGTGCAACCTGCGCAACTTCGCTCAGATCATTGAGGCAGACGAAGTCTTGCTTTTCGAAAGAGCTACTTTCCTG GTGATCTCTCATTATCAGTGTAAGGAGCAGCGAGATGCCCATCGCTTCGAGAAGATCAGTAACATCATCAAGCAGTTCAAGCTGAGCTGCAG TAAGCTGGCCGCCTCTTTCCAGAGCATGGAAGTGCGCAACTCTAACTTCGCCGCCTTCATCGACGTGTTCACGTCCAACACCTACGTCATGGTGATCATGTCAGACCCGTCCATAC CGTCCGCCGCCACCCTCATCAACATCAGGAACGCCAGGAGACACTTCGAGAAGCTGGAGCGTGTGGATGGGCCCAAGCACAGTCTGCACATGCGCATGCGCTAG